AACCAAATTAGCCGTAGGGTAATAGGAAGCAGCTGTGTTGCCGGTTTGGTTTTTCAAGCGTTGCTCCATCACCTGATCCTGCCACATGTATTTCTCTGCATTCACATATTCTACAGCAGCCTGAATCGCTTTAGTCTGTTTTAATGGCGCAGATTTATTTAAGGCGGTCTGCGGATCAAAATTCATTACAATAGAACCACTCATGCTTTTGATCATACCATCCTTTGTATGCACGATATACATCGAATTCTCTACCGGATTTCCAAGGTAGGTTTGATAATAGCGATAATGAACTTCGCCGAGCTGATCATTTTCAGCGCTCATCAATACAAGGTTGCTGCTTGAATTCAGTCCTAGTATGGAAGAAATTTTAGTGGCATCAAAACTTACGCGCTGTGATGGCGACAGCTCCGTGAAAGGTTTTGAAAGCCCGTGATCATTTACAATCAGTTGGTGAAAATTATTCTGTGCGAAGCCGTTGCAAAATAATGCAATGGCCACAAGCGTGAGCAAACGTTTTTTCATAGAAGGGGTTTGGGGTTAAAAGACGGCGCAAATTATGTCATTTTCGGTTTCTGAACTATTTTAAAACCGGTAAAATGATTTTGGATGCATGACCTGCATCATGATAAATTTTTATGTTGGAACTGATGAGATCTTTGGTTTCGCATTGATAGGGATCAATAAATTGTTGCGGGTTACGGTCAGCCAACGGATACCAGGAGCTTTGAATTTGCACCATGATGCGATGCCCTTTCTGAAAAGTATGCGCTACGTCCGGCAACTCAAATTTCACTTCACTCACCTGGTTCGGAATGAATGGTTCAGGAATGGAAAAGCTGTTTCGGAATCTTCCACGCATTATTTCACCACGTACCAGCATTTGATAGCCGCCCATCGGGTAATTGATTTTGATTGAATCAGGATATTTGAAATCATCAGGATACACATCAATCAATTTTACCACAAAGTCAGCATCGGTAGTTGAAATGCTTACAAACAAATCTGCCATCACTGCACCTGTGAGCGTTACATCACTTTTCAGTACTTCCGTTTCATATACCAATACGTCCGGTCTCCGGGATGCAAAACGCTGATCATCTGTCATGTACTCAACCGTACGCTCACTGTGAATATGTTCCGTATAAGGAACAGGTTTCATGGGATCGCTCATGTACTCATCAAAACCTGTTGTAGAAATTTTAGTATCCTGCGTATTGCTTTCACCCAGGCGTGCTTTCCCTCCCTGTTGCAGATAAAGGTTGACTGCTGAAATATTTTTTGGTGGCCATTCATTAAACTCATGCCACTTGTTTTCGCCGGTTATGAAAATAGTGGCTTCCTTTATCTGATCAGCTCCTTTACCATTCAGATAGTATTCAAAGAAAGGTAGCTCAATCTGCGACCGGTACCACGCAGATGTTTTTTGTTCAAACCAAATGTTACCCAATTTTTCGCCTGTTGTTTTCGCCCATCCGCCATGTATCCACGGACCTTCAACGATTTTACAATTTGTAGCGGGTGATTGCGATTCTATCGCTTTGTAAAGATTCCAGGCGCCGAAACAATCTTCTGCATCAAACAAACCACCTACTATAAGCATAGCAGGTTTTACATTATAGCAACCGTTGCGGGCATTGCGGGCTTTCCACCAATCATCATAATCAGGATGAGCGGCCACATCATTCCAGAATTTAATACTGTCGCCCATAAATTTTTCCTTTAGCTCATGAAAAGTTCCATGCTCCAGAAAAAATGAATAATTATCCTGGTAAGTAACTTCCGGAATAGGCGGATAGGTAGTCAATGGCTTCGGGCGCGGCACACCAAAACTCCTGTAAAAATCAAAGTTGTCCATGAGGAAGGTAGCTCCGTTGTGGTGAAAGTCATCACCAATAAACCAATCTGTTACCGGCGCCTGCGGACTCACGGCCTTCAATGCAGGATGATTGCTCAACGCTGTTTCTGTGGCATAAAATCCGGGATAAGAAATTCCGAATGCGCCAACATTCCCATTGTTATTTTTGATATTTTTCATGAGCCAGTCAATCGTGTCATAAGCATCACTGGCTTCGTCAATTTCTGTTTTCGATTTCTTAGCAGGAAGAAAAGGACGTACATCTTCAAAAACTCCTTCGCTCATAAATCTACCGCGAACATCCTGGTACACCATGATGTAGTTCCTGTGAAAGTAAGTGCTGTCGCCACGCGATGAATAACGCTCCGTATAACGATGTTCTCCGTATGGAGCTACTGAATAAGGAGTGCGGTTTAGCAATGTCGGATGCTTTTCAGCTACATCGTTCGGAATGTAAATGGCGGTAAAAAGTTTCACACCGTCACGCATCGGAATACTGCGTTCAATCTTGGTATAGTGCGCTGCAAACCATACAGAATCCTTATTAGCTTCTTGAGAAAAACTTTGTAATGGCAACAAAGCCAACCAGAGTAAAAAATATTTTTTCATTGAAAAAAGTATGAAGTGAAAAGTAAGGAAGACTTACCAAAGAAATTGATTTAAAAGAGGCAATGCAAATTTTAACTACTCTTTTTATCAGTGTATTTCGTAGTTCCGTGGCAATAAAAAAATATTGCCGCGAAAGCAAGGATGAACACGGAGATTATTAGTTATCGCGGTTCTTCCATTTTTCTTGATAACAAGTTCGCCGCTCAGAGGTGAATGGCTCTGTTCTCAGTAGCCATCAGACAAGCCTCCCGGAATGCTTCTGTAAAAGTCGGATGCGCATGACTGATCCGTGCAATGTCTTCAGCGCTCGCTCTGAATTCCATGGCAACAACTGCTTCAGCAATCAAATCCGCAGCACGCGGACCTATCATGTGTACGCCAAGTATCTCATCCGTTTCTTTATCTGCCAGCACTTTAATAAAGCCATCCATATCGTTTGCAGCACGTGCGCGGCCACTTGCTTTGAATGGGAAAGATCCTTTTTTAAAAGCGTGATTGTCTTTTGTGAGTTCCTGTTCTGTATAACCAACAGCAGCTACTTCAGGCCAGGTATAAACAACTCCGGGAATGAGTAAATAGTTGATGTGCGGTTTTTGTCCGGCCATTGTTTCTGCCACCATCACACCTTCTTCTTCAGCTTTGTGTGCAAGCATGGCACCGCGGATTACATCGCCAATGGCATAAATTCCAGGTACAGAAGTTTCAAGATTTTCATTTACGGCAATTCTTCCCTTTTCATCCGTTTGCAATCCTGCATTTTCCAAACCCAATGCATCTGTATACGGCTTTCTTCCAACTGCAACCAGGCAATAATCTGCTGTGAATGTGACTTGTTCACCTTTGTTGTTTTCAGCAGTTACTGTGGCAGATTTTTCATCGGCTGTGGCACCGGTTACTTTATGGGACAGGTAAAATTCCATTCCTAAATTTTTCAGACAACGCTGTAATTCTTTGCCGAGATCACGATCCATGTTCGCGATTAATGAATCGAAATACTCTACAATTTTCACCTTTGTACCGAGGCGCGCATAAACAGAAGCCAGTTCACACCCGATCACTCCACCACCAATCACGATCATTTCTTTCGGAATTTCTTTCAGCACCAATGCTTCCGTAGAAGTGATGATGCGTTTCTTATCAATTGTAATTCCTGGAAGGGATGACGGTTTGGAACCGGTAGCGATGATTATTTTCTTTGTTTCGATTTCTTCTACCGTTCCATCTGCTTTTTTAATCGCGATTTTATTTTTCGAAAGAAAACTTCCATGGCCGGAATAAACATCAATCTTATTTTTCTTCATCAGGAAATTCAAACCTGATGTATTCGCTTTCACCACATCCTCTTTCCTTTTAATCATCTGCGAAAAATCTACGGAGAGGTTTTCAAGATTGATACCATGAACTTTAAATTGATGTGCTGCATTGTGATAATGCTCTGATGAATCCAACAGGGCTTTGGAAGGAATACAACCCACATTCGTGCATGTTCCACCCAATGCAGGATATCTTTCAATGATGGCGGTTTTCATTCCTAATTGTGCACATCGTATAGCGGCAACATAACCTCCGGGACCTGAGCCGATAACTGTTACATCGTATTGATTCATGGTAAAAAATTGTGAGGGCAAAGTTATCCTTTCAGTAATGGCTACCAAACATTTGGAGGTATAACCACTTTAGAGTTATTGTAAAAGTATAGAATGGGCGAAGAGTAGAGAGCGATTGGTGACTGCTAATTTTGATGGGGCGCACGGCATTTTCTAATCTGCAGTTTTTTCTTGCAGAGCGCAAACCCGCCGATAAAAAAACAAGTGGCTTCTTTTAGTCTGTGGTTGTATTTTTAACCACTATTGCAACATCATTCACAGGCTATGAAACATCGACAAAAAAATTGTTGATGAAATATAAAAATTCCCATGAAAGTGATCCTATCTCTAAATCCCTTCCTGCACTCCGTCTATTCAAATGGGGACTGTCATCCACTGGCATGAAAACAAAATATATTTATCATAGCTTTGCTTCCATTGTTCAATGAGAACCTTCACCATCATATTACTTATTTGTTTTTTCCTCTTCGATTCGCTGGGGTTTTATTTTCTGTTTGAAAATAAAATGCTGATCGCCAAATCGGATGCCGGGAAAATGATGAAAAGGCCTGAAGGCAAAAATGAATTGGTTACCATTATCATTTCGAAAAATTCACAAGATCAGTTTTCGTGGAATGATGATCATGAATTTCAGTATAAAAATGAAATGTATGACGTTGTATCCATTAAAGAAAACGGCAACCTGCTCATCTATACATGTTATCACGATGTAAATGAAGCTAACGCGGTTTCAGAATTAGTTGACCATGTGAAGAACACTAAAGATCCTTGCTCCTCACGCAATGCATCAAAAAAGAACCGTTGGGAAACCGACAAATATTTTACTATGCAAATGTTGATGGATGTTCATCAGCACAAAGTCAATTCTTCCTGTGAAGAATATAGTCAGTTGCCACCGGATCTTATTCATTGTATCATTCTTACACAGCCTCCCAATTGTATCTAATCATTTATTAAGATAACAGCATTCATGCACCCATGAATGCCTGTCGTGTGTTTGTGCAACAGTTGTAATAACTCCTGTCATTAATTCAATTGCTTTGAAATTTTATTTGCCTGCATCCTGCATGCTGATTTTGTCAATATTGTTCCGTCCCTGCTATGCACAATACCAGGTTGAAGGAGTCGTGACGGATGCAGCCACCCATGTTGCGTTGCACAGCGTTTCTGTTTATCTGCCGGAGTTGCATACAGGAACACTGACCGGCGATGGTGGAAATTACCGGCTTGACCATCTTCCGCAAGGCAATTTCAATATCCAGTTTTCCTTTGTCGGTTATGAAACAAAAATTGTTGCTGTAAATGCAGGCAGCACGATTGTTCAATTGCCTGTTGCATTGGTGAGAACAGATATTGAAACACAAGAGGTAGTTATATATGGCACACGGAACAGCAACATCAAAGAAACGCCAAAGGATATTGTTTCGTTATCGCAGGAAACGATGCGCAGCAATGGTTCCCTGAGTCTGAGTGATGCGGTCTCAAAACTTCCGGGCATGAGCCAGCTTTCTACAGGCAATGGAATTTCCAAACCTGTTATCCGTGGCTTATATGGCAACCGCATTCAGACAGTATTGCTCGGCATTCGATTCGATAACCAGCAATGGCAGGATGAACACGGACTTGGATTAACGGATGTTGGAACCGATCGCATAGAAGTGATCAAAGGTCCTGCCGCGCTGGAATATGGATCAGAAGCGATGGGTGGTGTGCTGAATATTATTGAAGAAAAACCTGCTGTTGTTGGAACAATTCAGGGTGATGCGAGCATGCAATTGTTCAGCAACACTCTTGGATTTGCTACTGATGCCGGCGTGAAAGGCGCCACTGAAAAATTAAACTGGCGTGTACGCATCGGTGCCGAGTCACATGGTGATTACAGCGATGGAAATAACAACCGCGTTTACAATTCACGCTTTGATGGTTACCAGGCTAAGTTATCGTTGGGCTGGAGAAATGGAAACTGGCTCTCTGTAAATAACTATTTGTTTTCACTCAATCATTTTGGTTTTCTGATGGAAGCAGATATGAAAGTGGACAGTTCGCAGCGTCGCTTCAGCCGTGATTTTTCAGGGCCACATCACACAGTGCTGATCAACATGTTTACGTCGGAGAATACTTTGTTTAAAGGCAATTCAAAAATCAGGATCAATCTCGGCGCACACATCAATAACCGGCAGGAACAGGAAGGCGGGAATAAGATAAGTCTGAATATGGTGTTGAATACTTTCAATGCCAACCTGCAATGGGAACATTATGTAAGTGATCATGCTTCGTGGAATGCAGGCGTGCAATCGATGTATCAGGTGAATACCAATCTTGGTTCACGGCAGATTGTTCCTGATGCGCATTTGTGGGAAAACGGATTGTACGCCTTCTGGAAAGAGACATTAAATAAGCTCGTGCTGGAAGGCGGACTGCGTTATGATGTGAAGAATATTCAAACATTTGAAACAGGAACCATCAACACCACTGGCAGCGAAGTGCAGCCATTCAACAAGTGGTTTGGGACATTGAATGGTGCTGCGGGCGCGAGTTTCAATCCTTCAGCCCACTGGAACTTCAAGTTAAATTTCTCCAGCGGTTACCGGGCACCAAATCTTGCGGAGTTGTCCAGCAACGGTGTTCACGAAGGAACTTACCGCTATGAAATAGGTGATCCTGAGATGAAAGTGGAGCAAAACTTTAATGTGGAACTTTTTGCAGGATATGAAAGCCGGCAATGGTCAGCTACTGTAGCAGCTTACAACAATCATTTTTTCAATTATGTCTACCTGGCACCTACAGACGACGAGTATTTTGGTTACCAGATTTACAGGTACCTGCAGGAAAATGCCAGACTGCGGGGCGGAGAAGCATCCGTTGATTTTCATCCTGAAGCAGTTGAATGGATGGATTTTACGGCGTCCTATTCACTGGTGCGTGGCAAAACAGATGCAGGTGAAAATCTTCCTTTCATACCTGCTGATAAAATTCGCGGCGAAATAAAATTTGAATTATTAAAATCTTCCGTGAAATGGACACAGACATTTATCAAGACCGGGATAGATTATGTGCTTGCCCAAAATGATCCCGGACAGTTTGAAACGTCAACGCCATCCTATTACCTGTTCGATATTGCCGTCGGCAGTCACCTGCATTTTAAAAAGCAGGAAGTGGATTTCAGCATCGGTTGCAATAACCTGCTGAATGAAACTTATTACGATCACCTCTCACGTTTTAAATACTTCGGCATTTACAACATGGGCAGAAACATTTTTTTCAATCTTCATTTACCCTTTAATTAAATTCATTAATTCACTAAAACCATTTATTAAACATGAACACAATGCAATCATTCAAACAGAAATTTAAAGTATTGCTCATTGCTACCGCGATGATCACGGTAATGGCTTCCTGCAAAAAAGATGAGGACGCACGCACACCTCCAGATGTGGAATTTAAAACGGGTGCAGGTTATACTTCCGCAAATGCAGTTGTAGGTCAAGGAGATTCCGTATTGGTAGGTATTGTTGCAACTAAAACCGAAGATGAGTTAAAGACCTTTAATGTATCGTATGCGTACGACGGTGCCACCAACACTACCACCGATACCACCATTACACTGACTTCTGCACAGGAAGAAAGTTATTCGGCGGATTACACCATCGTAACGCGCAACCAGGATGGCACGGAAATATGGTCGTTCACCATTACGGATCGTGATGGAAACATCACCACTAAATCCATTACGCTTACCGTGCAATAACCTTTTTCAGTTTTAATTGTTAATCCGGATGCAATCGAAAGAAGCATCCGGATTTTTTATTTGAACAGAAACAAGAAGGATTTGTTTCTCACCGTAACAGCCCTACTTTTGCGTGAACTGATTTTATGCGAAACAACATAAAAATTGATGGCGGGCTTTTAAAACAATTAATGAAGGAAGAGAATTTTAAAACGCGCAGTGAAGCGGTGCAAATTGCAGTAGAGAATTATCGGAGCATACTTCGCAAAAGAGAATTTGACATGATCCGGGTAATGTTAAATGGGTAGGAAATCTTGCGCAAATGCGGCGGGACTGAGGAAATATTTGAAGCCGATGTTTGTCGTCACACACGTTAACTTCAAGAAAGGTCTCATCTCCATTCATAACAAATTTAAAAGCCCGCCATCCTAAATAATTGAGCCTTTCTTCCATCATACAAATCAATCACCTCTCAAAAAGTTACGGCGCACTGAATGCCGTAAATGATTTGAACCTGGAAGTATTTCAAGGCGACGTGTATGGTTTTCTCGGTCCGAATGGCGCTGGAAAAAGTACTACCATCCGGATGATGTTGTCATTGATAACACCCGATGAAGGTGACATTTTTATTTTTGGAAAAAAGCTGCGTGAACACCGCAATGAAATCTTAAGAAACATTGGTTGCATTATTGAAAAACCCGACTTCTATTTGTATTTGTCTGCTGCAAAAAATCTTGAATTGTTTGCAAGGCTTTCCGGAGTTACACCTTCTAACAGTAAAATCTATGAAACACTTGAACTGGTTGGGTTGCGTGGCCGGGAAAAGGATAAAGTGAAAGGTTACAGTCATGGCATGAAGCAACGGCTTGGCATTGCACAAACGCTCATCCATGATCCGGAACTCATCATACTCGATGAGCCTACCACAGGACTTGATCCACAAGGCATCATTGATGTGCGCAACCTGATTCTTCATCTGCAAAAGGATCTTAATAAAACCATTTTTCTCTCTTCACACATTTTGAGTGAGATCGAACTTATTGCTTCAAGAATGGCCATTCTTCACAAAGGCAAAGTAGTTTCGCAAGGAAATGTTGCGGAATTATTATCAACGCAGGAGCTGGTTGTTTCTATTGAAACTTCCGACAATGAAAAAGCTGCACAATGGATTACTTCATCTGCATGGAGGAGTAAGATGGAATCAACGACCGGCCGGGAACTGCATTTCAATCTGGCAAAAAATGAAATTCCGCAATTGACATCGGCTCTGCAGGAAGCAGGATTTCACCTGTACAGTGTTTCCTACAAGCGCGCATTGGAAGATTATTTTTTAAAACTTACGCATCATCATCATGATGAAACAAATCGTGTGGAACCTTCAAAAATGCAAAGAAAATAAATTGCAATTGCACACCAGTTCCAAAATACAGCATGTTTAATCTCGTATCAATAGAGTTATATAAGATCAGCAGAAAGCCTCGCAGCTTTATCGGATTCGCCGCCATAGCAGTGATCGCATTGCTGATTGAGCTGGCATTATTTCTTGATGGAAAGGCTTATGTTCAATTTATTATTCAACAGGTGGAACAATCTTTTCAGATCGAAGGAAACATCATCAACGGAAACCTTGTTGCTTACATTCTTCTTCAAACATTGATTGTTCAAATGCCGTTGCTTGTTGCTTTGGTGGGCGGCGATCTCCTTTCAGGCGAAGCAGCAACGGGTAGTATCAGATTGTTGGCTGCAAAGCCTGTTTCACGGGCGAATATTATTCTTTCAAAATTCGCAGCCGGCAGCTTTTATACTATGCTGTTGATCTGTTGGCTCGGTGTGCTGGCATTGGGAATGGGCTGGCTCCTTTTTGGAAGAGGTGATTTGATTGTGGTGAACAGTGATCACATTGCCATACTCCAATCATCGGATACGGTATGGCGTTTTGTTGCTGCATTTTTTATCGCATTCATCAGCTTGAGTGTGGTTACTTCATTGTCGTTGATGCTTTCCTGTTTCAGCGACAATTCCATCGGACCGATTATGATTACCATGGCGATAATAATACTCTTCACCATCATTGGCACCATGGAAATTCCGCTGTTCGATCTCGTGCGGCCGTTTCTTTTTACCACTCATATGATAGTATGGCGCAGCATGTTTGAAGAGCCTTTGCCAATACAACAGTTAATCATTTCAATTGGGGTAATGGTGCTGCATATTTTTTTGTTTTTGGGAATTGCACTGTCTTATTTTAAAAAGAAAGATCTGCTCAGTTGAAACTATGAAAATATTACTTCAATGTCAATCGAAGCCTGCTGTTCACTTCAATGGTAAGTGGTGTAGCATGCTGGTGTTGCTTTTATTAACGGCGAATTTCCTGTTAGCACAATCACCAAACGAAGTGATCACCTCTGTAAATAATCGGTTCAGCAAAGTGAATGATTATACCGCCAATGTAAACGTGTCCTGCAACATTTCCTTCATCAAGATAGAACCCATCAATGCAAAAGTATTTTATAAACGGCCGGATAAATTCAGGGTGAAGTCAACGGGTATTCTGATTCTCCCTAAGCAAAACGCTAACTTCTATTTCACTGCACTGGCAGACACCAATAGTTTTACAGCGGTAAAAACAGGGGAGGAAATGATTGGCGGTGTTCAGGTGCAGGTAATTAATGTGATACCATCAGCAGATACGAGTGATCTGATTTTAGGGAAATTCTGGATTGACAATGTTAAAGGTCTTGTGCTGAAAAGCCAGCTCACTACCAAATCACAGGGCACCATCCTGGTAGAAAATGTTTATGGAAGCATGAAGGAGTATGCGCTTCCAGACAAGATGCTTTTCACGGTAGATGTTGGAAAATTCAAAATTCCGAAAGCATTAGCAGCAGATCTCAATCATACTGCAAATAACAAAACATCCCAGGGTGATAATAAGGGCAGAATCACCCTCACCTTCTCCGGTTATGCTGTGAACAAAGGTGTGAGCAATGATGTATTTAAGTGAATTGCTCTTTAATAAAATAAGACACCTCAAAAAAATAAGTGCGCATTAATATTTACCCGCTTTAAGCAGCTCTCTGAAATGCATATTTGTGCAGCAACTTATGCATTCATCCTTTTATTCCATAAAACATAAGACAATATGCCGGGTACAATCCATAGCAGCAGGAATAACATCATGGGATCAAATTTACCGGACACGGCGATACCTGAGTAAATAGCACCTGCCAGATCAAAAAATAATCCTGCATAAGCCCACTCTTTTATTTTATTCAAACCCGGAATTAAAATAATGATTACACCCACCAATTTGGCAATACCGAGAAAGGAAATAATATATACAGGGTATCCTAGCTGGTCATGCATTAATTTTATTGAATCTTCATTCACCAGCAGATTGGGAATTGCGGAAAAGAGCATGAGTCCGCCAAAAATTATGGTAAAAACCCAGTAAAGAATATTGGTTGTTTTAACATTCATAGATTTTTTTTTGAAAGATCAACATAGCAAATTCTTTTTAAATGATGTTGTTAGAAATTAAATTGATTCATTCTTATTGGCGGATCTGCAAACAAATCGCGCAATGTTAACTTCCATTGAACCATGCATATCGAATAATGATTAACGAATTTTGATTTTATAAGTGTAATTCTTCCACTGCCATAATCAAGGACCCTAATCAAAAAAAAGAGGTTAGAAAAATAAAACCAGGCAGTTAAAACACTGCCTGGTTTTAATTACAAGCCATCTCAAAATTAATACGTCATGCTGAATTTATTTTCCGAAGGATCCTTTGGACAGCATCTGCCATATTCCTCTGAGATTCCGTCCACAGGATCTTTCGGAAAACAAGTCCGGAATGACCCTGCTCTTTTAGGCTTTTGAGATGGCTTTTAGCGTATATAATCACGCAGTTTCAATTCGTCAACAACTTCGCATGTGCAGCAGCCATGCGTGCAACCGGCACACGTGGTCCGGAACAGGAGACATAATTCAAACCGATTTCATGGCAGAACATGATGGAAGAAGGTTCGCCGCCATGTTCACCGCAGATGCCCACTTTTAAATCCTTATGATTTTTGCGGCCATCGTCCACCGCCATGCGCATTAACTTACCCATTGCTTTCCTGTCAAGTATTTCAAATGGATTGTCTTTCAATACCGCATTGGAAATGTAGAAAGGCAAAAATTTATTCTCGGCATCTTCCCGTGAGAAGGAAAAAGCTGCCTGTGTAAGATCATTCGTTCCGAAAGAGAAGAACTCAGCTACATTCGCC
The genomic region above belongs to Chitinophagaceae bacterium and contains:
- a CDS encoding ABC transporter ATP-binding protein → MSLSSIIQINHLSKSYGALNAVNDLNLEVFQGDVYGFLGPNGAGKSTTIRMMLSLITPDEGDIFIFGKKLREHRNEILRNIGCIIEKPDFYLYLSAAKNLELFARLSGVTPSNSKIYETLELVGLRGREKDKVKGYSHGMKQRLGIAQTLIHDPELIILDEPTTGLDPQGIIDVRNLILHLQKDLNKTIFLSSHILSEIELIASRMAILHKGKVVSQGNVAELLSTQELVVSIETSDNEKAAQWITSSAWRSKMESTTGRELHFNLAKNEIPQLTSALQEAGFHLYSVSYKRALEDYFLKLTHHHHDETNRVEPSKMQRK
- a CDS encoding CocE/NonD family hydrolase, which gives rise to MKKYFLLWLALLPLQSFSQEANKDSVWFAAHYTKIERSIPMRDGVKLFTAIYIPNDVAEKHPTLLNRTPYSVAPYGEHRYTERYSSRGDSTYFHRNYIMVYQDVRGRFMSEGVFEDVRPFLPAKKSKTEIDEASDAYDTIDWLMKNIKNNNGNVGAFGISYPGFYATETALSNHPALKAVSPQAPVTDWFIGDDFHHNGATFLMDNFDFYRSFGVPRPKPLTTYPPIPEVTYQDNYSFFLEHGTFHELKEKFMGDSIKFWNDVAAHPDYDDWWKARNARNGCYNVKPAMLIVGGLFDAEDCFGAWNLYKAIESQSPATNCKIVEGPWIHGGWAKTTGEKLGNIWFEQKTSAWYRSQIELPFFEYYLNGKGADQIKEATIFITGENKWHEFNEWPPKNISAVNLYLQQGGKARLGESNTQDTKISTTGFDEYMSDPMKPVPYTEHIHSERTVEYMTDDQRFASRRPDVLVYETEVLKSDVTLTGAVMADLFVSISTTDADFVVKLIDVYPDDFKYPDSIKINYPMGGYQMLVRGEIMRGRFRNSFSIPEPFIPNQVSEVKFELPDVAHTFQKGHRIMVQIQSSWYPLADRNPQQFIDPYQCETKDLISSNIKIYHDAGHASKIILPVLK
- the lpdA gene encoding dihydrolipoyl dehydrogenase — its product is MNQYDVTVIGSGPGGYVAAIRCAQLGMKTAIIERYPALGGTCTNVGCIPSKALLDSSEHYHNAAHQFKVHGINLENLSVDFSQMIKRKEDVVKANTSGLNFLMKKNKIDVYSGHGSFLSKNKIAIKKADGTVEEIETKKIIIATGSKPSSLPGITIDKKRIITSTEALVLKEIPKEMIVIGGGVIGCELASVYARLGTKVKIVEYFDSLIANMDRDLGKELQRCLKNLGMEFYLSHKVTGATADEKSATVTAENNKGEQVTFTADYCLVAVGRKPYTDALGLENAGLQTDEKGRIAVNENLETSVPGIYAIGDVIRGAMLAHKAEEEGVMVAETMAGQKPHINYLLIPGVVYTWPEVAAVGYTEQELTKDNHAFKKGSFPFKASGRARAANDMDGFIKVLADKETDEILGVHMIGPRAADLIAEAVVAMEFRASAEDIARISHAHPTFTEAFREACLMATENRAIHL
- a CDS encoding TonB-dependent receptor; this translates as MKFYLPASCMLILSILFRPCYAQYQVEGVVTDAATHVALHSVSVYLPELHTGTLTGDGGNYRLDHLPQGNFNIQFSFVGYETKIVAVNAGSTIVQLPVALVRTDIETQEVVIYGTRNSNIKETPKDIVSLSQETMRSNGSLSLSDAVSKLPGMSQLSTGNGISKPVIRGLYGNRIQTVLLGIRFDNQQWQDEHGLGLTDVGTDRIEVIKGPAALEYGSEAMGGVLNIIEEKPAVVGTIQGDASMQLFSNTLGFATDAGVKGATEKLNWRVRIGAESHGDYSDGNNNRVYNSRFDGYQAKLSLGWRNGNWLSVNNYLFSLNHFGFLMEADMKVDSSQRRFSRDFSGPHHTVLINMFTSENTLFKGNSKIRINLGAHINNRQEQEGGNKISLNMVLNTFNANLQWEHYVSDHASWNAGVQSMYQVNTNLGSRQIVPDAHLWENGLYAFWKETLNKLVLEGGLRYDVKNIQTFETGTINTTGSEVQPFNKWFGTLNGAAGASFNPSAHWNFKLNFSSGYRAPNLAELSSNGVHEGTYRYEIGDPEMKVEQNFNVELFAGYESRQWSATVAAYNNHFFNYVYLAPTDDEYFGYQIYRYLQENARLRGGEASVDFHPEAVEWMDFTASYSLVRGKTDAGENLPFIPADKIRGEIKFELLKSSVKWTQTFIKTGIDYVLAQNDPGQFETSTPSYYLFDIAVGSHLHFKKQEVDFSIGCNNLLNETYYDHLSRFKYFGIYNMGRNIFFNLHLPFN
- a CDS encoding DoxX family protein, with amino-acid sequence MNVKTTNILYWVFTIIFGGLMLFSAIPNLLVNEDSIKLMHDQLGYPVYIISFLGIAKLVGVIIILIPGLNKIKEWAYAGLFFDLAGAIYSGIAVSGKFDPMMLFLLLWIVPGILSYVLWNKRMNA
- a CDS encoding ABC transporter permease subunit, which produces MFNLVSIELYKISRKPRSFIGFAAIAVIALLIELALFLDGKAYVQFIIQQVEQSFQIEGNIINGNLVAYILLQTLIVQMPLLVALVGGDLLSGEAATGSIRLLAAKPVSRANIILSKFAAGSFYTMLLICWLGVLALGMGWLLFGRGDLIVVNSDHIAILQSSDTVWRFVAAFFIAFISLSVVTSLSLMLSCFSDNSIGPIMITMAIIILFTIIGTMEIPLFDLVRPFLFTTHMIVWRSMFEEPLPIQQLIISIGVMVLHIFLFLGIALSYFKKKDLLS